One part of the Thermoflexus sp. genome encodes these proteins:
- a CDS encoding DUF554 domain-containing protein, which produces MVGTLINVATVVVGSGAGMLVGSRLPERVRQTVLHGLGLMTLVIGMSMALQTQNPLRMLAALLLGGIIGEGLRLEERLQALGRWLELRVSGNSGEGSAFVKGFVTASLVFCVGPMTILGSIQDGLTGNYTLLAIKATLDGFASLAFSASLGMGVMFAALTVLIYQGSLTLGAGLVKALLTETMITEMTAVGGAMILGIGLLLLDIQRIRVASFLPGLLIAPLLVALTPTVNALLTRLGIPLTP; this is translated from the coding sequence ATGGTGGGAACGCTCATCAACGTCGCGACCGTGGTGGTGGGCAGCGGCGCCGGGATGCTGGTAGGCAGCCGCCTTCCCGAGCGCGTCCGTCAGACCGTGTTGCATGGCCTGGGCCTGATGACCCTGGTTATCGGGATGAGCATGGCCCTTCAAACCCAGAATCCGCTCCGGATGCTGGCGGCGTTACTCCTCGGTGGAATCATCGGAGAGGGACTGCGTTTGGAGGAACGCCTCCAGGCCCTGGGGCGCTGGCTGGAGCTCCGGGTCTCCGGGAACAGCGGGGAGGGCAGCGCCTTCGTGAAGGGCTTCGTCACCGCCAGCCTGGTCTTCTGCGTCGGCCCCATGACCATCCTCGGCTCCATCCAGGACGGCCTGACCGGCAATTACACCCTCCTGGCGATCAAGGCCACCCTGGATGGCTTCGCCTCCCTGGCCTTCAGCGCCTCCCTGGGCATGGGAGTGATGTTCGCCGCTCTGACGGTGCTGATCTATCAGGGATCCCTCACCCTGGGGGCGGGGCTGGTGAAGGCGCTCCTTACCGAGACGATGATCACCGAGATGACCGCCGTCGGCGGGGCGATGATCCTGGGGATCGGGCTGCTGTTGCTGGACATCCAGCGCATCCGCGTGGCCAGCTTTCTGCCCGGGCTGCTGATCGCCCCGCTCCTCGTCGCGCTGACCCCCACGGTGAACGCGCTCCTGACCCGGCTGGGAATCCCTCTGACTCCATAA
- a CDS encoding glycosyltransferase family 39 protein encodes MGQGGQARRRKGLGWIGLAALWLGMGLRFYRLEAQSLWYDEGTSARLSEGPLRHILESAAQDIHPPLYYVLLHGWADLAGRSEFSLRAFSALTGVLLIAAVGNLTARLFNREAGRLAMLLIAIHPLAIYYAQEVRMYTLLGLWAALHSIFWLTWRRRPRPGRALGLLLTGAAGWYTHYVFPAIPAAHLLSMLIDSGHGSSRRLLRWMGLQAWIGLAVLPWAPVALTQLRQWPAPAPVPPAEALRAILRALSAGITLPPEVPSGIVALPLIGVSLGLIRGIVDRAAFPESKPRGSWIALMLMAGPIGLVLGRGAYREANLKFFMAALPAFIALWAAGLERIQWLLRKRGGRWGGRLGLALALGLMLGPLGISMWALYFDPRFSRDDYRGLARMLAVGIRPGDGILLYAPGQVDVFTYYWPQAPLLPAPLRRPPPPEEIQETLAPALRGRNRLFVLWYGEREADPEGRVETWLDTHAFRAEERWVGRIRFAVYGLGEPDPHPAPGVQFGEAIQVDGYGITPSPLHPGDVLRVMIRWRVRAPLSTAYKVFVHVQGPDGRPVAQTDREPLGWRRPTTTWRPGEVLEDRYGVWLPPTLAPGRYPVLIGFYMPDGQRLPVFRHGQRIGEAWEIGIIEVR; translated from the coding sequence ATGGGACAGGGAGGCCAGGCCCGCCGACGGAAGGGCCTGGGATGGATCGGGCTGGCCGCGCTGTGGCTGGGGATGGGTCTGCGATTCTATCGCCTGGAGGCTCAGAGCCTGTGGTATGACGAAGGAACATCCGCCCGCCTGAGCGAAGGTCCTCTCCGGCACATCCTGGAAAGCGCGGCCCAGGATATTCATCCTCCGTTGTATTACGTGCTGTTGCACGGATGGGCCGACCTCGCCGGCCGTTCGGAGTTCTCCCTTCGGGCCTTCTCCGCCCTGACGGGCGTGCTCCTCATCGCGGCCGTCGGGAACTTAACCGCCCGGCTCTTCAACCGGGAGGCCGGCAGGCTCGCCATGCTCCTGATCGCCATCCACCCTCTGGCCATTTACTACGCCCAGGAGGTCCGGATGTATACCCTCCTGGGGCTGTGGGCGGCGTTGCATTCCATCTTCTGGCTGACCTGGCGGCGGCGGCCCCGGCCGGGCCGCGCCCTGGGGCTTCTTCTGACCGGGGCCGCGGGATGGTATACCCACTACGTGTTCCCGGCGATCCCCGCGGCTCATCTTCTAAGCATGCTGATCGACAGCGGGCATGGCAGTTCCCGACGGCTCCTCCGCTGGATGGGCCTTCAGGCGTGGATCGGATTGGCCGTCCTGCCGTGGGCTCCGGTCGCCCTCACCCAGCTACGACAATGGCCGGCCCCCGCGCCGGTCCCGCCCGCCGAGGCCCTCCGAGCCATCCTGCGCGCCCTGAGCGCCGGGATTACCCTTCCCCCGGAAGTCCCTTCGGGGATCGTCGCGTTGCCCCTGATCGGGGTCAGCCTGGGACTCATACGGGGTATCGTGGACCGCGCGGCCTTTCCGGAGTCCAAGCCGAGGGGATCCTGGATCGCGCTCATGCTGATGGCGGGCCCGATCGGGCTGGTGCTGGGGCGGGGAGCCTATCGGGAGGCGAATCTCAAGTTTTTCATGGCCGCCCTTCCGGCTTTCATCGCCCTGTGGGCGGCCGGCCTCGAGCGGATCCAGTGGCTTCTCCGGAAGCGCGGAGGCCGGTGGGGGGGGCGGCTCGGCCTCGCCCTCGCGCTGGGCCTGATGCTCGGCCCGCTGGGGATCAGCATGTGGGCGCTCTATTTCGATCCCCGCTTCTCCCGGGATGATTACCGGGGACTGGCCCGGATGCTGGCCGTCGGGATCCGACCCGGGGATGGGATCCTGCTGTATGCCCCCGGACAGGTCGATGTGTTCACTTACTACTGGCCGCAAGCCCCCTTGCTCCCTGCCCCGTTGCGGCGTCCACCCCCGCCGGAGGAGATCCAGGAAACCCTGGCCCCGGCGCTGCGCGGGCGGAACCGGCTTTTCGTGCTCTGGTATGGGGAACGGGAGGCGGATCCGGAAGGCCGGGTCGAAACGTGGCTGGACACCCACGCCTTCCGGGCGGAGGAGCGTTGGGTCGGCCGCATCCGCTTCGCGGTTTACGGTTTGGGGGAACCGGACCCCCATCCCGCGCCCGGGGTTCAGTTTGGAGAAGCCATTCAGGTGGATGGGTATGGGATAACCCCTTCCCCCCTGCACCCCGGGGATGTGCTGCGGGTGATGATCCGATGGCGAGTCCGGGCTCCCCTTTCCACAGCCTATAAAGTCTTCGTGCATGTGCAGGGCCCAGATGGCCGTCCGGTGGCCCAGACGGATCGGGAGCCTCTGGGATGGCGTCGCCCGACCACTACCTGGCGCCCAGGCGAGGTCCTGGAGGATCGTTACGGCGTGTGGTTGCCGCCGACGCTGGCCCCTGGACGCTATCCGGTGCTCATCGGTTTCTACATGCCGGATGGACAGCGCCTACCGGTGTTTCGCCACGGTCAGCGGATCGGGGAGGCATGGGAAATCGGGATCATCGAAGTTCGATAG
- a CDS encoding ribose-phosphate pyrophosphokinase — protein MPGPSWRYGDLILVAGSGHPQLAEEIAECLGVPLLPREIIVFPNENIFVRLLASVRGQDVFVIQSTASPVNYNLMELFILLDTIKRANAGRITAVIPYLAYARSDKKDQPRVPITARLVADFIAVAGADRWVTIDLHASQIQGFFSIPGDELTAFHLLSDYLLEKNFSPEEAVVVAADLGFAKKARNYAAKLNLPIAFVEKRRTGTQTEALTVIGDVGGKKVILVDDEVDTAGSVSGAVRVLKEHGAEEIYLCFTHAVLSGPAVDRLRALPLKEIICTNTIPIPPHKRLPNMTVLSIGPMLAEVIRRIHEGRSVGQLFNE, from the coding sequence ATGCCCGGACCGTCATGGCGTTATGGGGACCTGATTCTGGTGGCGGGTTCCGGCCATCCGCAACTGGCCGAGGAAATCGCGGAGTGCCTGGGGGTCCCGTTGCTCCCCCGCGAGATCATCGTTTTCCCGAACGAAAACATCTTCGTCCGCCTGCTCGCCAGCGTCCGCGGGCAGGATGTTTTCGTGATCCAGAGCACGGCCTCGCCGGTGAACTATAACCTGATGGAGCTCTTCATCCTGCTGGACACCATCAAGCGGGCGAATGCGGGCCGCATCACTGCGGTCATCCCCTATCTGGCCTACGCCCGGAGCGACAAGAAAGATCAGCCCCGCGTGCCCATCACCGCGCGCCTGGTGGCGGACTTCATCGCCGTGGCCGGGGCGGATCGCTGGGTGACCATCGACCTGCACGCCAGCCAGATCCAGGGCTTCTTCAGCATCCCGGGCGATGAGCTGACGGCTTTCCACCTCCTCAGCGATTACCTGCTGGAGAAAAACTTCTCTCCTGAGGAAGCTGTGGTGGTGGCCGCCGACCTGGGGTTCGCCAAGAAGGCGCGCAACTACGCCGCCAAGCTTAACCTGCCCATCGCTTTCGTGGAGAAGCGTCGGACCGGGACCCAGACGGAGGCCCTGACGGTGATCGGAGACGTAGGGGGGAAGAAGGTGATCCTGGTGGACGATGAAGTGGACACGGCGGGATCAGTGAGCGGCGCGGTGCGCGTCCTGAAGGAGCATGGGGCGGAGGAAATCTACCTCTGCTTCACCCATGCGGTCCTCTCCGGCCCCGCGGTGGATCGCCTGCGCGCGCTGCCGCTGAAGGAGATCATCTGCACGAACACCATTCCGATCCCGCCCCACAAGCGCCTCCCGAACATGACCGTTCTCTCCATCGGACCGATGCTCGCCGAGGTGATCCGTCGCATTCATGAGGGCCGCTCCGTCGGCCAGCTGTTCAATGAGTGA